TGGGTTTCTGGACTTGTCTGTACCTTCGTATTCTTTAGTCTCTAGGGCCTCAGTCCCTGGTCTGCTGAGCCAGTTTTACAGCTCAGCCAAAATAAGAAAGTGAAATGAAGCACAGGGCGAGCCTGATTACCCTGTTACATTTGAGGCCGCATGTTTGTTCTCATCTTAACCATGTAACCTCCATTCATTTTAAATTGCTTTCTGGTACTTGTAGAAAATAGTATATTGAGAAGCCGAGCGCGGTAGTGAATGTCTGTAGCCTTAGCACTTGGAGAAGTGGAGGCCTGGCCTGCAGATTGTAAAGAATCCCAGTGTTTTGGAGGAATAAGATGAAATCAGTGTCTCCAAGTTGCTGGCACAGTAACCAAGGAGCTGAGGCGGGCCTGCTGCTCATCAGGTAAAGAGTGCTTGCCAGCTAGATTCCCACAAgtcagtggaaggagagacaggatTCCACCAAGGTACcatcatttgcatgtgtgtgcacataacagaagaaagcaaatctTAAAACTGGCCAGGTTTTTCTTAGGTCCTGGGATTGGAATCAATGAATTTTAACAAAAATCACAAGGTATTTGtttcaaaaatatagaaaaaaagatacagtgCTTAGCCTCCACAGTCTGGATACTAGGAGTATGCCTGGTGTTCtgggaggccagatgagggcaccacATCCCTTAGAAGTGAAGTTCCAGTtagaagccaccatgtgggtgctgggaattgaacccaggtcctttgcctggcagccagcgctcttaaccactgagcactcTCCAGCTGTGAACATCAACTTTGAAAGGCCCCATAAGATAAATTGGTACCAAGTACCAAACTGCTTTTATAAATGCTTTTAAGTTCCAATTGtattcctatgtgtgtgtgtgtatgagagtatGTCAGTATTGAAGCAGCCCCAGGACAGCTTTTGAGAGTCCATTCCCTGCACGTATCACGTGGATTCCAGAGACATCAAACTCAAGTTCACTGGCCTcaataacttttgtttgtttgttattggttttggtttttggtttttcaagacgggtttttctgtgtagccttgactgtcctggattcactttgtagaccaggctgacctcgaactcacagtgatctgcctgcctctgtctcccgttgctgggaccaaaggtgtacgtcaccacgcctggctcctgaGAATATTTAAGATCAatatatgtgtctgagtgtgttgcctgcatgtatgtatgtgtccctTGTGCCTGCAGGGGTCAGAGGGTGTCGGATCTCCTGGATTTGGAGTCTAGGATGTTTGCAAGCCACAGTGTAGGTGTTGGGAACCAGCCTGGGTTTTCTggagaagcagcaagtgctctataGCTGTGgaacactttgttttgttttgtttttcaagacagggtttctctgtctagccttggctgtcccggacttgctttgtagaccaggctggcctcaaactcacagtgatccatctgcctctgcctcctgagtgctggggttaaaggcgtgcgcccccccccccccccccgcgccaccacccctacccccttCCCCTGACCcaatcccccatccccacccccaacttgtTCTGGTGCCCTTTTTCCAGGCCCAGATTTAGATGGTTTTAGGAAAAAGTGGACTCCACTCTTGAAAGTTGGGGATTGGAAACAGAAACCTCATACTCCTGAGGGTGGTGAAGCTTTGCAGTCAGATTTGGATTTGaattctctggcttctgtgtgatggtgtcacTATCCAAGGAAGCTGGCCTCATTCTTCAGATGGAACTAATTAACTCTTGCTTCACAACATCGCTACCTGAGGTATAATATAGGTGACGTCCTTGGAACACAGTAGGTACTTCATACGTGGGAATTAAGgttgaaaaccttttttttttctttctttctttttttttttttttcctctgacttTTTCGAGAcatcgtttctctgtgtagccttcgctgtcctagacttgctttgtagaccaggctggccttgaactcacagggatccccctgcctctgcctcccgagtcctaggatcaaaagcgtgtgccaccacgcctggcctccgtttttaaaaataatccttcTAGGCTGAGAAGTTACAATCAAGAGAGGCCCAGAGTGCAATAGGCCTATGGAAGAGATGGGTGGTCGGCTCTCAACAGCTCGGGGCTAGCTAGTTCAGGATTGCCGCCACCCCAACCAGAAGGTGGGTGTTAAGGCAGAGCTCCCTCTTAAAGCTAAATACGCCTACCAGTTTCCCTTGCTAGGATGTGGGGTTGCACGTAATTTGTGAGATAATGGTTGAGCTTGTGGGTACCATCAGGTGTGGGCAACCCTGTCCGTTGTGTCATCTATACATACCCCAAAACTTTACAGCCCTCTATTTTATTATACACGCGACCCTTGAGGCAGCTTCTTTGGGGACCCCGCAGTGCGTCGTTCCCCTGTCCCCACCACTAGAGGCGACCTGCAGGACCCTGCACGGGTCTCATACACGCGCAGGCTCGGAATCAGCGGGTGGCCGCGCCTCCTAGCAACCGCCTGCCAGCCCTGGCCTAGGGAAGAGAGAAGGTCGCAATGGCCGAGCCAGCCATCGTCATCTCCTCCTCCGCAGTACCAAGAGAAGAGCCCGGTCGTGGCGAGTTACTCATCACGACCTCGGTAGGCTAGCCCGCCCCTTGTGGCTCCACAGCCTGGTCCAAGGGAGGCCTCGGTGCCTTTACCACATTCCTATCTCCAGGCCTGTTAGTTGCTTTGCCTTTTTGCCGAGGTTCTTTTCTGGCCTGTACCTGATTCTTTGTTCGTTTTATTTGGTTATGATTTGATTTCCCTTCTCCCTGCTGCCTCCTTCACCTccgctatctttttttttcttttcttttcttttctttttcctttttccctcacACAACTGCTTGCTTCAACAGAGCGACTGGATTTCctgccctctcctttccttctcttaaaGAACGAACCCGTTCACAACTCTACCAGACGcgctctgccctccctcctgccttagcattttaaaaaataaatttgggtGAGGGATCCTTAGCCTATCATTTGTCTTCTCTTAAAGGAAATCTAAAATGATAGATGGTTCGATTATAAGTCTCTTGCCTGGCTCAACCCTCGGGACTGGCCCAGCTACTGTCCATAGCCCGACCCAGCTCCCTTCTCTGctttggagggagagggggggtggggggaatcagTCCTAACCTGCCTGAGAACATTTTCATTCTGACTGCAAAATGAGCAACTGAAAAATCCCCAGGAAGCTAATAAAAGAATGCATTGGGTGGAAAGAGGTTGGTTCAGATGTAGAGCGTGGCATATCAAACTATGGAAattcttttggcttttagagaaATGTACATATTTCCCTAGCAGAACTACAGAGCTCACGAAGTTGATTTCAGCTAGAAGACAGAATGAGTTATACCCGCTATTCTTACCAATTACTCTTTTTGGTCCTTTCTCGCTTGAGATACTCTTATTTCATAAGTTATATTGTAAACGGAAAGTAGAGTTTTATATTCTAATGATTTATAATAGCACAAAAGGCAAACCTAAACATCTGGTTCTTCAGACAGTGGGGCGGAAGCAAATGCAGTTCATGCAGATTGCTCGCTGCAGAGACAGGGAGCCCAGTGGAGACGGAGGTGCACCCAAAAGCTCTTTCTTAACTCGGCAGATGAGATGCTAAAAAGAAAACCTGCCATTTGTCAAGCACAGTGACTTGATACAtgtggctgtgcatgtgtgttcctctcctgtcccctctctccagaCCAGGACCCCCTGGCTGGCccggagctcactatgtagaccaggctggcctagaactcagagagatcccctgcctctgactccctgattgtaggtgtgcaccactgcacctccacacccagctagtgtttattttcctatttctgaAGAAGCGTAATTCATAAAGGTTGCTTGAGCTCAGTGCATTTAGCCACTGGGCAAAGAAGCTGTGGCCTACCTACCATcaaatgttgttttatttggtgttcttatAACATCTCTGTGAGACAGGgatatttatttcaatttcacCAAAGGGATTTAGATACCTAAAGCTGCTTCCTTATCTTAACAATTTAAGGAAATAGTGTGGGCAAAACGTGTTATTACATGGGCTTTCATTTTAATAATGATAGCTAATTGGCTTAGGTACAGGCGATTTGGTTTTGTCAAGTAAATATTGTATATGTCCTATTTAATTTCAAGAGATCACCTTCTAAACAAATAAGCAGATGTGTGTTTGCTCATAGAAACAAGCCCGGAAGAGTTCAGCTCTTGATAGAGAAGGATGGTGGAGGGTAGCATTAACGGTGCGTATCCTTCCTGCTTCCGTTCGCTTGTCCCCGTTAACTGTGAGAAAGCATTGTGTGTGTTCGGCTCCTCTGCCCGGGCTATGTTTCCGCCTGTAATTTCTGAACTACCATATGAGGGAGAACTCGGCTCTTGTGTGGAGGGTGCTAAGAGTTTACAAAGTGGAGCAGCTCTGGGCATCCGGGCACTTTGCAGAGTCTAGCTAAGGCTAACCTATGACGATGGATGCTTGGGGTCACAGCCACCGTGGAGAGGGGATTTGGCTTTAGATTTTTATCACATATGGCAGAGAAGCCAGCTTAGTAACATGGTGCCCTCGCCGGGGGTCACTATTGCTCTGATGGAATATCATGTCCAAAGcaccttggagaggaaagggtttatttcaggtgACATTCCCAGGTAACAGTGCATCACTgtgggaaagtcagggcaggatcctggaggcaggagctgacgcagaggccatggaggggtgctgctaactggcttgctcctcatgatctgctcagcctgctttcttatagaacccaggaccacatgctcagggatggcactgcccacactgggctgggccctACCCCATCAATCACgaattaggaaaatgccctccAGGTGGATCTTATTTTGTcacttgaggttccctcctttcaggtgACTCGAGTTGActtaagactagccagcacagaaggTTGGTTtataaagtacataaaaataagcaaatgaaagaatGGCCAgttcacactctttttttttttttttttttttggtttttcgagacagggtttctctgtgtagccttggccatcatggactcactttgtagaccaggctggcctcgaactcacagcgatccgcctgcctctgcctcccgagtgctgggattaaaggcgtgcgccaccacgcccggctccagttCACACTCTTAATGGACAATTTTTGTACTgcaggaaattttttttctatcaaaccacttttaaaaagaagcaaattcCAGTCAAACTAATTTTAAGAGAAGAAATGGGGCGAGTGCTCACTGGAAAGATAGCCACAGAACAGCAAGGCCTAAAGCTCCTGACGTAGCATCCCCACACTGTGGTCATGAGGTACTAAGCCTGTCCTTGGCCTTAGCAGATCAGCTCATCCTGAGGCTGGCATTATAGTTTACCTCACTTTCGAGCTCACTAAAAACATCTGCCAGACAACAGGGGGGCCTTTAGCTGGCCAAGAAACTGGGCTCTGTACTCACTGGCCTCAGCAAGCTAACTTTTGGGCTAGTGAGAATGTTCTGTTAATAAAGATGCCTGCCACAGAGGCTGAGGagctgagctcaatccccaggtCCTGTGCAGTGGGAGAAGAAAGCTGACtttgtgtcctctgacctctgcatgcacaccACGGTACATGCCAGCCCTCGTTCCACATACAcaaaatcaatatacaaaaggtggcttttttttttcttctttttcttttcttttttttttttttttttttggtttttcaagacagggtttctctgtgtagccttggctgtcctgaagtcactctagaccaggctagtctcgaactcacagcaatctgcctgccactgcctcccgagtgctgggattaaaggcgtgtgccaccactacctagcTTTTTTAACCCCCCTTagggtttcactatatagccttggctggtctggaactcattatgtagaccaggctagccttggactcagagtTCTGAGATTCAGTGCCACCTGTAATAAAGCTTACAGGTAGCTTTCAGCTGTTTCTCTTGGGCAATGCCCAACAGTTGCTCCAGAAAGGAAGCTATCATGATGCTGCTGAAATATTCTTCTACGAAGAGACagagtggctggagagagagatggctcagcacttaggagcatctacatggtggctcacaatcgtcCATAACttcacttccaggggatccaacgtcctattctgacctctgtgggcaccaggcaggcatgtggtgcacagacatacaagccaGCAAAACACTGATGCGCACCTTTaatctagcacttggaaggcacaggcaggcggatttctatgaattcaaggccagccagggccccagagcgagctcctgtctcaaaaacaaaacaaacaaaacagagcaccgactcacataaaataaaataaattaaaagtgttTGCTAACAccgataacatttttttttttccttaaatttagaGACAAAGAAATGCCACATAGAAATGACCCTTCAAGGATGGTGCTTTAGGGGAAGTCACAGGTCCACACAGTGGTCTCACAACTGATGTTAATCTCCCACAGACTACTCCAACTCCTGGCACGTATCACTTAAAGACTTTTATTGAAGAAGCGCTATTAAATCCAGTGAAAGCAacctacaattttaaaaatgaagggaggaaaaagaTACCGCTTGTACAGAGAAACGACCCCGTGCCCACTGACCTCCCGCAGTACAAGCCTCCCGACTTCCTGGAGCTGTTGAAGAAGCAAATGGCCTCGTACTCATTCAAAGACCAGCCTCGACCAAACCCCAGCACACTGGTTGACAAAGATGAGGTAAGCTGCTATGCTACTCTCAGACACTGTTTTGTGAGACGTGTCGCCGTGACTGCTCCAGGGGAAAAGGCGCTGTAGGCACAGAGTGATTTCCCAGCCCCTAAGGAAACCCCCAGGATAGCTCATTTCCCAAACAAGAGAGAAGATGGCCAGGTAGTCGGAAcgcctgctgttcttccaaaggacccaagttcgattcctTGCACCCACACACAaccctaactccagctccagggaagccAATGCCTCTGGCGTCTTCAGGCatctgtattcacacacacacacacacacacacacacacacatacacacacacacacctacatgtaacataaaagcaaacaaatctaGAAATGGGATGAGGGCTgtatggcttaaaaaaaaaaaagtgcccagtAAGATCTTTCCTGTGAGTGCTCAGAGGCAAGTCCTGGCAGGACCCGCCTCACCCGGGGACCCTGAAGACCTGGCCTTGGGCCATACACTGGCCTCATGAAGCAGGCAATATGGTGCTTCTTTTTGGAAGCGCTGCCTTTTGCTGATCAGCCTTGTTAGGGTCTAAGTGTCGCTTTCAAAACTCTCTTTGCTGAGGGGGTATCTCAGGGGTGGGGCCCAGGCTGAGCATTCCcaaagccctgggcttgcttGATCCTAGTCCCAAgggaaacaaaaaacagtatGTATTTTTTCTTACACAAATGAGTCCGCAGTCATGGCGGGGTCCAGTTCCACTCTCAGCTCCCAGCAGCTCATTCATGGCACTGATGACAGAACCCTGCCATGCTCACAGCTCTGCTCGAGGCTCGGCCAAGGGAATGTGCTGCTGGCCCAGGACACCTCAGGAACAGTACAAGACACAACACAGCAGGTGCCAAGATAAAGACTGCAGCGAGGGGCACCAAGGGAGAGCTTAGTGCCAGCTGGATGGAAAGCGCCCAGCTagcgaggcatggtggcacacctgtaatcccagcactcgggaggcagaggcaggtggagcactgtgagttcgaggccagcctggtctacaaagtgagtccaagacagccaaggctacacagagaaatcttgtctcaacaaaacaaacaaaacaaaacaaccaaccaaacaaacaaaaagtgctcAGCTATGCTGAAGCAGGCTAAGAGATGTTACCTCTGTTTTACCTGCAAGAAAACTGCTGTAAACTCATACAGGACACCGTGTAACGCAAATAGGCAAGGcagcattggtgtgtgtgtgtgtgtgtgtgtgtgtgtgtgtgtgtgtgtgtgtgttggtttgtttttttgtttgtttgtttgtttttttgagacagggtttctctgtgtagcccaggctggcctcaaattcacagagatccacctttcacctgcctctgtctcccaagtgctggaattaaaggcatgcgccacaatgTCCAGCTCTCAAGGCAGCACTATTAACTGAGGGCTTTGACCATAAATGCAGCCATGTTTTCCTTCTCCTGTGGTCTGTGCCCatagtgagagcaagcaggcaggtTTGGTAGCTGGACTCCACAGGGTGCACGTCCAGGGCCTTGTGGAAGGGATATGTGCTGAATAGGTCTCTTCAAGGGACTTGAATCGCTACTCGGAACTTGAGTCTTTTTCACTTCTCCCAAATGAAAAAGCAGCTAGCCATACCCTCAGTCCTGAAGAGGCATGGCTCCAGGTTGATAACAAGAGGTTgtagctgggtacagtggcacatgcctgccacTCCAgatggaggctgagacaggagggtcgcaaccaaaccaaaaccaaccaaacgaagccccctgtctcccaaaaccaaaaattaacaaGGGAGAGAGTTGTGACTGCCATGTGAACGTAACCGTCCGGGCAGGGCGTGCAGTCATGAGCTGCATGGAGCCACTTGCTAGTGCTTTGCAGACCTGAGCCGTGAATAGAACAGACTGGTAACGCCTCGTTGGATAAGCCTCACCCCCATTTGTTTCATTGGACAAACACAAACACTGGGTTATCCTTGGCTTTCCGGCTTGGTGTCAGGTAACCAGGCTACAGATGAGAACATTCTGGCCACCCCGGCTCCTACCTCCTTCTCTGCCGTTGCCTCCCATCTGCTTCCTCTTCAGCTCTGCAGCCGTCCCTGGGGGCCAGCCGGAGGCCCACTGTGGAAATCCGACACAGAAGGTCACCTAAGTGTCAAGTAGAAGTAAAACTTTAATTAAGAGACCCATGAGTTTAGCTTTCCCAGAGGGTTGGATAAGCCTTCTTCTGCAAACAGCCTGCTTCCGttgctttcctgtctcctctcctctcctccccacatccCACAGAGGACTAAGCTCCAGAACCCGGGGAGTTGAGAGCTTTGCTTTGCGAAGGTGTCCAAGCTGA
This window of the Acomys russatus chromosome 1, mAcoRus1.1, whole genome shotgun sequence genome carries:
- the Stpg4 gene encoding protein STPG4 is translated as MAEPAIVISSSAVPREEPGRGELLITTSKQARKSSALDREGWWRVALTTTPTPGTYHLKTFIEEALLNPVKATYNFKNEGRKKIPLVQRNDPVPTDLPQYKPPDFLELLKKQMASYSFKDQPRPNPSTLVDKDESLQLCPGQYELLPAPVPKGTSRSFVFRSAVERFPPNYFTPHEGPGPGDYNLKPPPTGSITSCFRSKVPRFLPIGSKTPGPGAYTASRQFPKQSPTIAKMGREHSLFFNNTIGF